One window of Quercus robur chromosome 5, dhQueRobu3.1, whole genome shotgun sequence genomic DNA carries:
- the LOC126724825 gene encoding uncharacterized protein LOC126724825 isoform X2, translating to MKSDMPLDYAVFQLSPKRSRCELFVSSDGNTEKLASGLVKPFVTHLKVAEEQVALAVQSIKLEVEKRRNAETWFTKGTLERFVRFVSTPEVLELVNTYDAEMSQLEAAQRIYSQRAGDQNSGALGGDGIGTAGAADATKKELLRAIDVRLVAVRQDLTTACARASAAGFNPDTVSELHHFANRFGAHRLNEACTKFRSLCQRRPDLLINTWKPGVDDTAIRSSTGSDMSIDDPTSAEDPNNGTHHPTTTTTTVAAGQDQQHQKQQHSFSVTQNQSQISTCQQPKFPTRRNLNEKNEPNQPANTATTAQLANNINNNENKKEDSLPVTESSDSPPFSSSIAASQPARRLSVQDRINLFENKQKETGGGSGGSGSGGGGGKPVVVGKAVELRRLSSDVSTAAAPPLPVLRRWSGASDMSIDVSGEKKDVESPLCTPSSVNSPFVSLPKSNSSNGFLGSGAEDHKDKDKKGLLNDTASSVGLKDQGKEEEDVGVKGRTNWKDHKVVGSLNQSRDFSDQEVSQEKLKVGDGASDGGFVNRDRSEVVGGKNQVGGFGSKVGDGSSDGGFVNRVGDSGPVTQSRSRVYNSHTRSFSGQLEGGSGLKLREAAPSGLAKGVEGDQLDPQSKWRSFTRELEEVGKKELGSSDRQQLKVEESGTQNMKFQKVEESGPQSMKFQKPVSASREQIKKPQGSRKDEAGFSYENNKLDYPGKKASEAQESIPTMPTMPLEQVQRVRQSKGNQELNDELKMKANELEKLFAEHKLRVPGDQSGSARRNKPAEKQMEKAASSQYKKPEAVEVAPAQLSEKPSVIEPAGTSINMAKFNTSTPPPMKMVDIQDYGDSLRKNFAELHFTDDSRGKFYEKYMQKRDAKLREEWSSNRAEKEAKMKAMQDNLEQSKAEMKLKFSASADRDVSSARRRADKLRSFNFRSSVKREQHPIDSFQSEDDEDLSEFPEHKFYGQDRFFSEPSVGDVASRSAQAKKILPNRNVSISTPRTTVNSVTRSSAKVSNSSSGRRRVQAENPLAQSVPNFSDFRKENTKPSLGVGKTTPRSQVRNFNRSKSISEEAPNAKEEKPRRSQSSRKSASNPVELKDLSTVNSDNSVLAPLKFDKEQTEQIPSEKISKNVDSKAFLRKGNGIGPGAGASIAKLKASLASETLENDEEYESAFEADDVDMAKEEEEEEDEELETMPVEDCADVDNGETRLSQEYDKSANSGSENGDSVRSLSQVDPTSVTELPATVPSTFHNVGSLQDSPNGSPISWNSRMHHPFSYPHETSDIDAFVDSPIGSPASWNSHSLTQSEADAARMRKKWGAAQKPIIVANASHNQSRKDVTKGFKRLLKFGRKSRGADSLVDWISATTSEGDDDTEDGRDVANRSSEDLRKSRMGFSHGHPSDDSFNESEFNEQVQAYSSIPAPPANFRLRDDHLSGSSLKAPRSFFSLSSFRSKGSDSKPR from the exons ATGAAGTCTGACATGCCTCTTGATTATGCTGTGTTCCAATTGTCACCAAAACGTTCACG TTGTGAGTTGTTTGTCTCAAGTGATGGAAACACAGAGAAGCTTGCATCAGGATTAGTTAAGCCATTTGTGACCCATTTAAAGGTTGCAGAAGAGCAGGTTGCACTTGCAGTTCAGTCGATTAAGCTTGAAGTTGAGAAGCGAAGAAATGCTGAGACGTGGTTCACTAAAGGAACACTGGAAAG GTTTGTTCGGTTTGTTAGTACACCAGAGGTCTTGGAACTGGTTAACACATATGATGCAGAGATGTCTCAGTTGGAAGCAGCCCAGAGAATATATTCACAG AGGGCAGGAGATCAGAATTCTGGGGCATTAG GTGGAGATGGAATAGGAACCGCAGGAGCAGCAGATGCAACAAA GAAGGAGCTTCTAAGGGCCATTGATGTACGGCTTGTTGCAGTTAGGCAGGACTTGACCACAGCTTGTGCTCGTGCATCAGCTGCTGGTTTTAACCCTGATACAGTGTCTGAACTCCATCATTTTGCAAATCGGTTTGGCGCTCATCGCTTGAA TGAAGCATGCACCAAATTTAGGTCACTGTGCCAAAGAAGACCGGACCTCTTAATCAACACGTGGAAGCCAGGTGTCGACGACACAGCCATCCGATCATCCACAGGGTCTGACATGTCAATCGATGACCCCACTTCAGCAGAAGACCCAAACAATGGGACCCAccacccaacaacaacaacaacaacagtagCAGCCGGTCAAGACcaacaacatcaaaaacagcaacaCAGTTTTAGCGTAACGCAAAACCAATCACAGATCTCCACGTGTCAGCAACCCAAGTTCCCCACGAGACGAAACTTAAACGAGAAAAACGAACCCAACCAACCCGCCAATACTGCAACAACAGCACAGCTTGCAAACAACATTAACAACAACGAAAACAAGAAAGAAGATTCTTTGCCTGTGACCGAGTCATCAGACTCTCCAccattttcttcttccatcGCGGCGAGTCAACCCGCGAGGCGGCTCAGCGTGCAGGACCGTATTAACCTCTTTGAGAACAAGCAGAAGGAGACAGGCGGCGGTAGCGGTGGTAGTGGTAGTGGTGGCGGCGGCGGCAAGCCGGTTGTCGTTGGGAAGGCGGTGGAGCTCAGGAGGCTCTCTTCTGACGTGTCGACTGCCGCGGCGCCACCTCTGCCGGTGTTGAGGAGATGGAGTGGTGCCAGTGATATGAGCATTGATGTTAGTGGAGAAAAGAAGGACGTAGAGAGCCCCTTGTGTACACCGTCTTCTGTTAATTCTCCGTTTGTTTCGCTGCCCAAATCGAATAGTAGTAATGGGTTTTTGGGCAGTGGAGCTGAGGATCATAAGGATAAGGATAAGAAGGGATTGTTGAATGACACTGCAAGCTCTGTTGGGTTGAAAGATCAAGGTAAAGAAGAGGAGGATGTGGGAGTGAAGGGGCGGACGAATTGGAAGGATCATAAAGTAGTGGGGTCTCTGAATCAATCAAGGGATTTCAGTGATCAAGAGGTTTCTCAGGAGAAGTTGAAG GTAGGAGATGGTGCATCGGATGGTGGATTTGTAAATAGGGATCGGTCTGAGGTTGTTGGAGGGAAGAATCAAGTTGGAGGTTTTGGAAGCAAGGTAGGGGATGGATCATCTGATGGTGGGTTTGTAAATAGAGTTGGGGATTCGGGACCGGTGACTCAATCACGTTCTAGGGTTTATAATAGTCATACCCGCTCTTTTTCAGGACAGTTGGAAGGTGGTAGTGGGCTAAAACTTCGGGAAGCCGCCCCTTCGGGTCTGGCGAAAGGAGTTGAGGGTGATCAATTGGATCCTCAGTCCAAGTGGAGATCTTTTACGAGAGAACTAGAGGAGGTGGGAAAGAAAGAATTGGGTTCATCAGATAGGCAACAATTGAAAGTGGAAGAATCTGGAACCCAGAACATGAAGTTTCAGAAAGTGGAAGAATCTGGACCCCAGAGCATGAAATTTCAGAAACCAGTTTCTGCTAGTCGTGAGCAGATTAAGAAGCCTCAGGGTAGTAGGAAGGATGAGGCTGGTTTTTCTTATGAAAATAACAAGTTGGATTATCCTGGTAAAAAGGCTTCGGAGGCTCAGGAAAGCATTCCTACGATGCCAACAATGCCATTGGAGCAAGTTCAGAGAGTTAGACAGTCTAAGGGAAATCAGGAGCTCAATGATGAGCTGAAAATGAAGGCTAATGAGCTTGAAAAGCTTTTTGCTGAGCACAAGCTTCGGGTTCCCGGGGATCAGTCTGGTTCTGCACGGAGAAACAAGCCTGCTGAAAAACAAATGGAAAAGGCAGCAAGTTCACAGTATAAAAAACCAGAAGCAGTGGAGGTAGCTCCTGCACAATTATCTGAAAAACCTTCAGTGATTGAACCAGCTGGGACTTCTATTAATATGGCAAAGTTCAATACCTCTACCCCGCCGCCAATGAAGATGGTAGATATTCAGGATTATGGTGATAGTCTGAGGAAGAACTTTGCTGAGCTTCATTTCACAGATGATTCCAGAGGAAAATTCTATGAGAAGTACATGCAAAAAAGAGATGCTAAACTGAGGGAAGAATGGAGTTCCAACAGGGCAGAGAAGGAAGCCAAGATGAAGGCCATGCAGGATAACCTTGAGCAGAGTAAAGCTGAGATGAAGCTCAAGTTTTCTGCCTCTGCTGATAGGGATGTCTCTAGTGCTCGTAGACGTGCAGATAAACTCAGATCTTTCAATTTTCGGTCGAGTGTGAAGAGGGAACAG CACCCAATAGATTCCTTTCAGAGTGAAGACGATGAAGACCTTTCTGAATTTCCTGAACATAAATTTTATGGACAAGACAGATTTTTCAGTGAGCCATCTGTGGGAGATGTTGCTTCCAGAAGTgctcaagcaaagaagatttTGCCTAACAGAAATGTGTCTATATCTACTCCTCGCACCACAGTAAATTCAGTTACACGGTCATCAGCCAAAGTCTCCAATTCCAGTTCTGGGAGGAGAAGAGTGCAAGCAGAAAATCCTCTAGCACAGTCAGTTCCCAACTTCTCAGATTTCaggaaagaaaacacaaaacctTCTTTGGGAGTTGGCAAAACAACCCCCCGCTCACAGGTGAGAAACTTTAACCGCAGCAAGAGTATCAGTGAAGAGGCACCAAATGCTAAGGAAGAGAAGCCACGGCGGTCTCAGTCCTCAAGAAAAAGTGCCTCTAATCCTGTAGAGTTGAAGGATTTGTCCACTGTGAACTCTGACAACTCTGTTTTGGCTccattaaaatttgataaagaGCAGACTGAGCAGATCCCAtctgaaaaaatttcaaagaatgTGGATTCAAAGGCTTTCCTCAGGAAGGGTAATGGCATAGGTCCTGGTGCTGGAGCTAGTATAGCTAAGCTGAAAGCTTCATTGGCATCCGAGACTTTGGAAAATGACGAAGAATATGAATCAGCCTTTGAGGCAGATGATGTGGATATGGccaaagaggaagaagaggaagaagatgaagagcTTGAAACCATGCCAGTCGAagattgtgctgacgtggataATGGAGAAACAAGACTAAGTCAAGAATATGACAAGTCAGCTAATTCTGGGTCTGAAAATGGCGATTCCGTGAGATCTCTTTCTCAAGTGGACCCTACTTCTGTTACTGAATTGCCTGCTACTGTGCCTTCAACTTTCCACAATGTAGGATCTCTGCAGGACTCACCAAATGGAAGTCCAATCTCATGGAATTCACGCATGCATCATCCATTTTCATACCCACATGAGACCTCTGATATTGATGCTTTTGTGGATTCTCCAATTGGGAGCCCTGCATCTTGGAATTCTCATAGTCTTACCCAATCAGAGGCTGATGCAGCTCGAATGAGAAAGAAATGGGGAGCTGCTCAGAAGCCTATTATTGTTGCCAATGCATCCCACAATCAGTCTCGTAAGGATGTCACAAAAGGGTTTAAACGGCTATTGAAGTTTGGAAGGAAAAGTCGCGGAGCTGATAGTTTGGTTGACTGGATCTCTGCTACAACTTCTGAAGGAGATGATGATACAGAAGATGGGCGTGATGTTGCCAATAGATCATCAGAAGACTTGAGGAAGTCGAGAATGGGATTCTCACATGGTCATCCTTCTGACGACAGCTTCAATGAGAGCGAGTTCAATGAACAGG TCCAAGCCTATAGCTCTATCCCAGCACCTCCAGCAAACTTCAGACTAAGGGACGATCATTTGTCCGGAAGCTCCTTAAAAG CTCCAAGATCATTTTTCTCGCTCTCATCATTCCGAAGCAAGGGAAGTGATTCAAAGCCTAGATAA
- the LOC126724825 gene encoding uncharacterized protein LOC126724825 isoform X1, translated as MKSDMPLDYAVFQLSPKRSRCELFVSSDGNTEKLASGLVKPFVTHLKVAEEQVALAVQSIKLEVEKRRNAETWFTKGTLERFVRFVSTPEVLELVNTYDAEMSQLEAAQRIYSQRAGDQNSGALGGDGIGTAGAADATKKELLRAIDVRLVAVRQDLTTACARASAAGFNPDTVSELHHFANRFGAHRLNEACTKFRSLCQRRPDLLINTWKPGVDDTAIRSSTGSDMSIDDPTSAEDPNNGTHHPTTTTTTVAAGQDQQHQKQQHSFSVTQNQSQISTCQQPKFPTRRNLNEKNEPNQPANTATTAQLANNINNNENKKEDSLPVTESSDSPPFSSSIAASQPARRLSVQDRINLFENKQKETGGGSGGSGSGGGGGKPVVVGKAVELRRLSSDVSTAAAPPLPVLRRWSGASDMSIDVSGEKKDVESPLCTPSSVNSPFVSLPKSNSSNGFLGSGAEDHKDKDKKGLLNDTASSVGLKDQGKEEEDVGVKGRTNWKDHKVVGSLNQSRDFSDQEVSQEKLKVKDHQVVGFASKVGDGASDGGFVNRDRSEVVGGKNQVGGFGSKVGDGSSDGGFVNRVGDSGPVTQSRSRVYNSHTRSFSGQLEGGSGLKLREAAPSGLAKGVEGDQLDPQSKWRSFTRELEEVGKKELGSSDRQQLKVEESGTQNMKFQKVEESGPQSMKFQKPVSASREQIKKPQGSRKDEAGFSYENNKLDYPGKKASEAQESIPTMPTMPLEQVQRVRQSKGNQELNDELKMKANELEKLFAEHKLRVPGDQSGSARRNKPAEKQMEKAASSQYKKPEAVEVAPAQLSEKPSVIEPAGTSINMAKFNTSTPPPMKMVDIQDYGDSLRKNFAELHFTDDSRGKFYEKYMQKRDAKLREEWSSNRAEKEAKMKAMQDNLEQSKAEMKLKFSASADRDVSSARRRADKLRSFNFRSSVKREQHPIDSFQSEDDEDLSEFPEHKFYGQDRFFSEPSVGDVASRSAQAKKILPNRNVSISTPRTTVNSVTRSSAKVSNSSSGRRRVQAENPLAQSVPNFSDFRKENTKPSLGVGKTTPRSQVRNFNRSKSISEEAPNAKEEKPRRSQSSRKSASNPVELKDLSTVNSDNSVLAPLKFDKEQTEQIPSEKISKNVDSKAFLRKGNGIGPGAGASIAKLKASLASETLENDEEYESAFEADDVDMAKEEEEEEDEELETMPVEDCADVDNGETRLSQEYDKSANSGSENGDSVRSLSQVDPTSVTELPATVPSTFHNVGSLQDSPNGSPISWNSRMHHPFSYPHETSDIDAFVDSPIGSPASWNSHSLTQSEADAARMRKKWGAAQKPIIVANASHNQSRKDVTKGFKRLLKFGRKSRGADSLVDWISATTSEGDDDTEDGRDVANRSSEDLRKSRMGFSHGHPSDDSFNESEFNEQVQAYSSIPAPPANFRLRDDHLSGSSLKAPRSFFSLSSFRSKGSDSKPR; from the exons ATGAAGTCTGACATGCCTCTTGATTATGCTGTGTTCCAATTGTCACCAAAACGTTCACG TTGTGAGTTGTTTGTCTCAAGTGATGGAAACACAGAGAAGCTTGCATCAGGATTAGTTAAGCCATTTGTGACCCATTTAAAGGTTGCAGAAGAGCAGGTTGCACTTGCAGTTCAGTCGATTAAGCTTGAAGTTGAGAAGCGAAGAAATGCTGAGACGTGGTTCACTAAAGGAACACTGGAAAG GTTTGTTCGGTTTGTTAGTACACCAGAGGTCTTGGAACTGGTTAACACATATGATGCAGAGATGTCTCAGTTGGAAGCAGCCCAGAGAATATATTCACAG AGGGCAGGAGATCAGAATTCTGGGGCATTAG GTGGAGATGGAATAGGAACCGCAGGAGCAGCAGATGCAACAAA GAAGGAGCTTCTAAGGGCCATTGATGTACGGCTTGTTGCAGTTAGGCAGGACTTGACCACAGCTTGTGCTCGTGCATCAGCTGCTGGTTTTAACCCTGATACAGTGTCTGAACTCCATCATTTTGCAAATCGGTTTGGCGCTCATCGCTTGAA TGAAGCATGCACCAAATTTAGGTCACTGTGCCAAAGAAGACCGGACCTCTTAATCAACACGTGGAAGCCAGGTGTCGACGACACAGCCATCCGATCATCCACAGGGTCTGACATGTCAATCGATGACCCCACTTCAGCAGAAGACCCAAACAATGGGACCCAccacccaacaacaacaacaacaacagtagCAGCCGGTCAAGACcaacaacatcaaaaacagcaacaCAGTTTTAGCGTAACGCAAAACCAATCACAGATCTCCACGTGTCAGCAACCCAAGTTCCCCACGAGACGAAACTTAAACGAGAAAAACGAACCCAACCAACCCGCCAATACTGCAACAACAGCACAGCTTGCAAACAACATTAACAACAACGAAAACAAGAAAGAAGATTCTTTGCCTGTGACCGAGTCATCAGACTCTCCAccattttcttcttccatcGCGGCGAGTCAACCCGCGAGGCGGCTCAGCGTGCAGGACCGTATTAACCTCTTTGAGAACAAGCAGAAGGAGACAGGCGGCGGTAGCGGTGGTAGTGGTAGTGGTGGCGGCGGCGGCAAGCCGGTTGTCGTTGGGAAGGCGGTGGAGCTCAGGAGGCTCTCTTCTGACGTGTCGACTGCCGCGGCGCCACCTCTGCCGGTGTTGAGGAGATGGAGTGGTGCCAGTGATATGAGCATTGATGTTAGTGGAGAAAAGAAGGACGTAGAGAGCCCCTTGTGTACACCGTCTTCTGTTAATTCTCCGTTTGTTTCGCTGCCCAAATCGAATAGTAGTAATGGGTTTTTGGGCAGTGGAGCTGAGGATCATAAGGATAAGGATAAGAAGGGATTGTTGAATGACACTGCAAGCTCTGTTGGGTTGAAAGATCAAGGTAAAGAAGAGGAGGATGTGGGAGTGAAGGGGCGGACGAATTGGAAGGATCATAAAGTAGTGGGGTCTCTGAATCAATCAAGGGATTTCAGTGATCAAGAGGTTTCTCAGGAGAAGTTGAAGGTTAAAGATCATCAAGTTGTGGGTTTTGCAAGCAAGGTAGGAGATGGTGCATCGGATGGTGGATTTGTAAATAGGGATCGGTCTGAGGTTGTTGGAGGGAAGAATCAAGTTGGAGGTTTTGGAAGCAAGGTAGGGGATGGATCATCTGATGGTGGGTTTGTAAATAGAGTTGGGGATTCGGGACCGGTGACTCAATCACGTTCTAGGGTTTATAATAGTCATACCCGCTCTTTTTCAGGACAGTTGGAAGGTGGTAGTGGGCTAAAACTTCGGGAAGCCGCCCCTTCGGGTCTGGCGAAAGGAGTTGAGGGTGATCAATTGGATCCTCAGTCCAAGTGGAGATCTTTTACGAGAGAACTAGAGGAGGTGGGAAAGAAAGAATTGGGTTCATCAGATAGGCAACAATTGAAAGTGGAAGAATCTGGAACCCAGAACATGAAGTTTCAGAAAGTGGAAGAATCTGGACCCCAGAGCATGAAATTTCAGAAACCAGTTTCTGCTAGTCGTGAGCAGATTAAGAAGCCTCAGGGTAGTAGGAAGGATGAGGCTGGTTTTTCTTATGAAAATAACAAGTTGGATTATCCTGGTAAAAAGGCTTCGGAGGCTCAGGAAAGCATTCCTACGATGCCAACAATGCCATTGGAGCAAGTTCAGAGAGTTAGACAGTCTAAGGGAAATCAGGAGCTCAATGATGAGCTGAAAATGAAGGCTAATGAGCTTGAAAAGCTTTTTGCTGAGCACAAGCTTCGGGTTCCCGGGGATCAGTCTGGTTCTGCACGGAGAAACAAGCCTGCTGAAAAACAAATGGAAAAGGCAGCAAGTTCACAGTATAAAAAACCAGAAGCAGTGGAGGTAGCTCCTGCACAATTATCTGAAAAACCTTCAGTGATTGAACCAGCTGGGACTTCTATTAATATGGCAAAGTTCAATACCTCTACCCCGCCGCCAATGAAGATGGTAGATATTCAGGATTATGGTGATAGTCTGAGGAAGAACTTTGCTGAGCTTCATTTCACAGATGATTCCAGAGGAAAATTCTATGAGAAGTACATGCAAAAAAGAGATGCTAAACTGAGGGAAGAATGGAGTTCCAACAGGGCAGAGAAGGAAGCCAAGATGAAGGCCATGCAGGATAACCTTGAGCAGAGTAAAGCTGAGATGAAGCTCAAGTTTTCTGCCTCTGCTGATAGGGATGTCTCTAGTGCTCGTAGACGTGCAGATAAACTCAGATCTTTCAATTTTCGGTCGAGTGTGAAGAGGGAACAG CACCCAATAGATTCCTTTCAGAGTGAAGACGATGAAGACCTTTCTGAATTTCCTGAACATAAATTTTATGGACAAGACAGATTTTTCAGTGAGCCATCTGTGGGAGATGTTGCTTCCAGAAGTgctcaagcaaagaagatttTGCCTAACAGAAATGTGTCTATATCTACTCCTCGCACCACAGTAAATTCAGTTACACGGTCATCAGCCAAAGTCTCCAATTCCAGTTCTGGGAGGAGAAGAGTGCAAGCAGAAAATCCTCTAGCACAGTCAGTTCCCAACTTCTCAGATTTCaggaaagaaaacacaaaacctTCTTTGGGAGTTGGCAAAACAACCCCCCGCTCACAGGTGAGAAACTTTAACCGCAGCAAGAGTATCAGTGAAGAGGCACCAAATGCTAAGGAAGAGAAGCCACGGCGGTCTCAGTCCTCAAGAAAAAGTGCCTCTAATCCTGTAGAGTTGAAGGATTTGTCCACTGTGAACTCTGACAACTCTGTTTTGGCTccattaaaatttgataaagaGCAGACTGAGCAGATCCCAtctgaaaaaatttcaaagaatgTGGATTCAAAGGCTTTCCTCAGGAAGGGTAATGGCATAGGTCCTGGTGCTGGAGCTAGTATAGCTAAGCTGAAAGCTTCATTGGCATCCGAGACTTTGGAAAATGACGAAGAATATGAATCAGCCTTTGAGGCAGATGATGTGGATATGGccaaagaggaagaagaggaagaagatgaagagcTTGAAACCATGCCAGTCGAagattgtgctgacgtggataATGGAGAAACAAGACTAAGTCAAGAATATGACAAGTCAGCTAATTCTGGGTCTGAAAATGGCGATTCCGTGAGATCTCTTTCTCAAGTGGACCCTACTTCTGTTACTGAATTGCCTGCTACTGTGCCTTCAACTTTCCACAATGTAGGATCTCTGCAGGACTCACCAAATGGAAGTCCAATCTCATGGAATTCACGCATGCATCATCCATTTTCATACCCACATGAGACCTCTGATATTGATGCTTTTGTGGATTCTCCAATTGGGAGCCCTGCATCTTGGAATTCTCATAGTCTTACCCAATCAGAGGCTGATGCAGCTCGAATGAGAAAGAAATGGGGAGCTGCTCAGAAGCCTATTATTGTTGCCAATGCATCCCACAATCAGTCTCGTAAGGATGTCACAAAAGGGTTTAAACGGCTATTGAAGTTTGGAAGGAAAAGTCGCGGAGCTGATAGTTTGGTTGACTGGATCTCTGCTACAACTTCTGAAGGAGATGATGATACAGAAGATGGGCGTGATGTTGCCAATAGATCATCAGAAGACTTGAGGAAGTCGAGAATGGGATTCTCACATGGTCATCCTTCTGACGACAGCTTCAATGAGAGCGAGTTCAATGAACAGG TCCAAGCCTATAGCTCTATCCCAGCACCTCCAGCAAACTTCAGACTAAGGGACGATCATTTGTCCGGAAGCTCCTTAAAAG CTCCAAGATCATTTTTCTCGCTCTCATCATTCCGAAGCAAGGGAAGTGATTCAAAGCCTAGATAA